Genomic window (Drosophila sulfurigaster albostrigata strain 15112-1811.04 chromosome 2R, ASM2355843v2, whole genome shotgun sequence):
CCTGGTTACCTTGGGCTTGGAAAAGCTTGTCATtcgaataaattttaataccTACCTACCTAAATACCGTTGCATTACATTTTTCGGTGACTTTtaccatatatttttatatatatgctacaaattgcaaatttggcTCCGAAACAAGTTCTTAAGTATCGTGAGATGACTGTAAGAATCAGAACTGTTGGTCATTAAATGCACcgtttaatatatgtatgtattggtGCGACATTAGTTTCGCCTATcgtttcatttataatattctcAGCTGTTTGTTAATTACAGTTTCAAAGTCTTTCATGCGTAGTGAATTTAATTCTCTTGCGTTGGTAACTGCTCTGATATGTTTCCATCCAAGTACATATTTTACAGATGACTAATAACAAACGAATATGGACAGGCATTaacttatttgcatatttttacagaattgttttcttttcatttacaCTCCCTTTCTGGGAATTCCCTAGTTAACTTTGATTTCTCCAATTTGTAAagttttttgtaattttgcatttttcaattttacaatatctAAGCTCTTCTGAATAAGcactttataataaattgcCTTGACTCTTTGCGCGTTAGcggcattttattattttggagACAAAGCGTAGATAATATTATACATCCATCCACTtggatattttattaattttttacatttctgGCAAGCAATTTTCTGTAATGTATGTAGTTTTGCGGTTGacattgtaatttaatatatctTTCTGCAATAGGTTTCAAACttccataaaatataatcCTACAAAAGTGTGTAGTTTTTGACTTGACTGTAAAACACCCACtatcaaatttttatataggcaaaatattgaggtatactattatattgaaatatgtatatttaaaattattttatcgCATCAAAATTTTCAGGATACATAAAGAGTgtagttttaattgtttgtaccaaaaataatttctctAGCTTGAAATCTTTTCTTGATATTTTACTTATATcttgtatttctttattaaaatataaataatacaaaaataaatattatgaaaatcaATGAATGATtgacaagtgagaaagctactGTAAGCTATCCGCCTTTCCTTCTACCCTGTTACTTTATCGAGTAGTCAACCACATGATTAATTTGAGATTGCtctatattttgttattgttcatCTCAATTTATTCATATACTTGAGTAGTTTTAGACTTGTTTTTAAATCATGCAGGagtcaaattttttttcttcgaaTAGAGTCGAAAAAGTCTCTTCCCGGTGATTGCCGTCTTCAATAATCATCCAATTTTTTGCTGAGATGTGAGAATTAAGTTTAATTGGACACACTTACGAACATTAAATTAGTTCATTGTGTTGTAAAAGTCTATTTGTACATGTACATGTGTACACATATAGATATGTTCCGTACACATGTACATGCTATTGCATGTCAAAACGTATTATGCTTGAGAATGTTTTTTAGTTTCAGATTTTCTTCTCGTTGATAAGTTACACTCGTCTTATGCGCCGTATTCAAGTAAAGGTAAAAAACAGTATTGTAcagtatattataattactttatcAAAATACACTAGTATGAAATGTTAAGttattataaaaacaagatatataaatttaatttgaacgCAAAAggtattattgttgttgtgaagTACACTTGTGTCAATTGAagaaaagtatataaaaatattgagtCCATATTGTATACGTAACTAAAACCAGAATtatcaaataaagaaaatataatgaaCTCTTGCAATGTGGCAGTGagacaaaataaatgtgaaaatacTAGCTTTCATTGATGATAGAGTCCCGAATCAgtcgattattattatttcgattattttcattcatacTTAACAGTTCCTCGTAGATTGTCTGAGTTTTTAATTCCTCGATGAGTTATGCTCTGAGTGCCACCCAGTTAGATTGAGTGATCTATGCGATCCTCAATGTCTCCATAGAGTTGCAGTCTCATAGCTCTAAAGTTAACACTGTTTCGCCGGACCCATATACTATaaggataaaataaaatcgattCTCTTCACAAATGCTGATAGATTTTTAGCGCCACTGTCGAATGCGGGTCCACGCTTCACTTGATTTAAACATTGGCTTAAATGTGATACTGATAGTTCAAAGGCCATGAtgttatttgtttctttttttttgctttctttgtaTAAGAGTTGCTTATGGGTACACAATGATTTTAGTTTAGTCACGACTTTTTTATTGACTAACACTTTTTAACCTGCTGCGCCATTAGATTTCGCGTTTACccaaagtacaaaaaaatagaaaggcaatttttttttctttgcttgtaGACGAACTTTATTTTTCCTGAGTATACATTACAATATGATAGAAAGCTTGTTTGAGAGTTAGGAGaataattgaatgaatatttCAAGCCCGGCGCAGTACATCAACATTTTTCCCCTTACAACGAGTTGCAAGCGGTGTCCCTATACACATGGACCGAACGAAATCAAACCAAGGTTTGAattctgggccattggcaGGCCCTGTTGTCGAGTCAAGGCTTAGGACATACATCTGCATCGAGCACCAAGGACCCGTCGATGGCTGGAGCTGGAGGTTGTTGCCATCGACCGTTCGGAGGGGGGTGCGACAGCTAAGCTGAGGATCAACATGGAGTATTACTTCTCGACAAAAGGTACGGGGTCAGAAAGCGGAAAATCGCCGTGCATATGCTTTTCGTTCGAACCCTGTGACGGATTTCCGTTAGGGTTCGCTCAAGCCAGTCCGTCGTCTTCGGTGCTCGCCGAGCCTCCATAAATTGCAGCGGCGTATTGTGATCCCCAAAATACGTTGAGACTTTCCCAGTGCATGCACAGCACCGAAAGGAGAATGTACCGCTGCGGTGGATGTGCTGGACCTCTTGATGGGACGGCATATTTCACGCAAAGGCTGAGAAAAGAATATTTGGAGTGAAACTTAATTGAAACTTACtccaaacataaaaaatagtaGAACAGTACATGACGATGTTCAGGATTGCTACGATAATTGACGAAGCAGGCAATTTTATGTCCTCCTGACGAAGATGTGTCAGGATTGCTGACCTCCATCGGAAACAGGATCAACTTCACAATTGGGATGCGAATAGGTCCACATGTCGTATGAACGTCGACGTCGCGGTCCTTTTCATCCTTGCCAAGACACGTGGCCAGCACGTGACTACTCGTTAGTATGAAGGTTGTCTTCCTTCACGATGATCATGTTACTGGTCCGTAGAATAGTTGTGGAGGATTGCACTTGGTTCGCTTGTGCTGGTCCTTAAGGGACTCATCCTTTCAGCAGAGACAGAATTGCTGCTAAAAAAGCCTTTAGTCGTTGCCAGCGGCTCATGATAGAAGAAGTCTGGTTCGGACACAGCGACCAGTGGACCGCACATTTATAAGTGACTGGAAGTCATGACCACTAATTCCGTATGGTCCTTCGACATGGGGAGTTTGGACTCAAATTCAGGCATACCTCGATCTTGGATAGAAGGGTGGAAAGTTCTTCAAAAGTATATTTGTAAGATGACGTAGTTTTACATAAAAGTGACTTAAAAATCTACAAGCTCGCTTCCCGTAGTTCGCGCATATATGGGACTCTGGGAGGGTTGAAATGCCAGAATAGGTATTGGTAGTCAGTCTTAGAGAAGATGCAGTCTCGTGTGGTTTCCAGAAATTCCCTGGACGCTACAAAGAGGGTCTTCCCGTTGTCAGGGTGCATATGCTGAGAATATCCTCGTTGGGCCACAACGCGGAAAAAAGCAGACAATAATTTTCGGTAGTGAGGTCTGACGTTTCTGCCAAGTATTTCTTTTGTGCAGAAGCACACGAAGACACAGACGTAAGCCTTCGTGATAAGAGGCACTCGACGGGTGAAGTTCTGATGTCGAACGCTGTGAAGACCGCAAGCCTTCAGAACCCGCCTAGAAATGGATTCATGTTTCGGATATGGCTGAAACTGGAAACGCGTTGCTTGGAACTCAAGCAGTATGCTTCATACGCACGCATACATACGCAATTCGCAATTTATCCCAGCCTAGAACTGCACCCACCTCGGGACGCGGATGTCTTTTACAGCAGGTTTGCTCCTGAGGTATTGCCACTAGAGATTTTTAGTCAGATCTCCTACATAAATTAATGGCTTGGATGATGAATGGAGGCAAGCCAGCTGAAGTGCAGAGCTTGGCAATGAGCTCTGCTGGACAAGTTCTAGTGGCACGAAATACCTTCAATATGAGCCTGCCACCTGATGCCCGGCATTTTGGCCGTACTCAAGCGTCAGAAAATTCTCACTTAGATgattttttgaattatttttgatttgtacTCATCATCTTTTGGACGTTAGACGTCCACTTCCGTAATGGAAAAACAGCGCTGTCCAAGGCTGTTGGGTATGCATTCCTGCAAGTACATCGTCTGCTTACATCTGTTAGAAATAGCTTGGCTTGTCAAAGGAGTTGCCGAAGAACCAATACATCCAGAAACACTGCGCAATTAACATCAAAAGTTATGGTATTCAGCTTCAAATCGCTGAAAGGGTGTATGGCTGGCATAAGTGATTTAGATTTagcaatacatttttgttatatttgatttaaagaCACCGAAGGATGAAGGATGAATGAAGTTTAcaagattgtcaaccaaagctaaaattattcttaaataatttctacttggatgtaaaaataaagtttgatTGCGTAAACTTACAAACATTAAATTAGTGCATTATATTATACATGATATATAccgtatacatacatacattacatacatacatacctacACGCAACAAAACTCAAAGCTATTATATTCGAGAATGGTGCTATAATTTAGTGTCAGATTTTCTTCTCGTTGTTAAGTTACACTCAACTTATGCGCCCTATTCcagtaaaagtaaataaaaaacagtatTGTGTTCTATGCAAAATCAATAGTTGAAtgaatttttacaattattttattcaaatccacaaatatgattaatttttattaaataaacaccaatcgaaattaaactttaaaacaataagaattatttaaatttacattgaTTAAGATGTATCAGTGGTATCCTTAAGACTCGTACTGTGAATTACGTTGTTTTCAATTGAACAAAGTTTATAAAAGTATTGGCTCCACATTCTACGCGTAACTGGATCCaggataataaaatataaaaatatgacaaaCCCTTGTAATGTGGCAGTgagacaaaataaatatgaaaataaaatacccgCTTTCATTGTTgacaaaaacccaaaaaaccATGTGAATCccaataagaaaaataataaaaccgATAATCGGATCTGGTATATTACAACAGTTTTTTCAGTGTGTCGAATGGATGGATTGGTGGTACTCAGTAATATATTGTGTATAATaagacaaaatattataaagtttGCTATGACAATCACAGCTATAGGTAAAATTACGCCAAAGTAAAGTGCATACCCTGAAGGATAACAAATACCGCCTTTACCAAAAGAATTGTGATCCAGCAGAACGACAAGAATGACTGGTAAAAGGGGCAAACCCCAGCAAAATAGCGTTGATTTCATTAAGAATCTTGTTGGTCGAGTACGGCCAAATACTTGAACATACCTTTTAAATTGTAGGTATGCAATCACCATCATCCAGAAAAACTGTACCAAAACAGAATAGTGCAGAAAAGCTCCAATTGTCACGCAACTTGGTATAatcttatttataattaagtgTAGAGAATATTCCTCTGTGCTGACAAAGCAAAGGATTATCATTTCTAAAGCGATTGCAGCCGAAAGTTGTAGGAGCACTTTGGATGAAGGTTTTTGTCGCCAAGACTGAAATGTTGCAGCCGTAATAAAAATTCCACATATACCAAGAAGTGATAGTGAACAACCTATCACCGTTATAATGTTTAAGACTTGATCGTGAACCTGTCGATTACTGAACTCAATATCATCGTCAACATTAGTAATGTTAAACCCTACTAAATAGGCAAAGGGTGTTAAATGGCTCACTTGGCATATTACAATATCTTGATGAGTTTCTTGAATTCTTAGGTCTAGCCAAATTCCGTCTTGGGCCCAATTTTCGTAATTCCAGTATCTACACGGATCTGTCTCAGTACTAAtattatcttttaaaaattcatttttttgagTACGAAAGACTATTGGCAGATTTTCCGGTAACTGTGTACTATGACCAGGTAAGGAGATTGATACTACCCAACCAATTACAGCTCGTCGATCGTGGATACCTTGGGCTTGAAAAAGCTTgtcatttgaataaattttaataacaatgcTTGTCTTAATTTTTTCGGTAACATTTACTGtgtttaaaattctatttaagtTATCTAAAAGTTTTTCTGGTAGATATGTAGCAAATTCCAAATTTGGCTCCGAAACAAGTTCTTGAATATCGTGAGATGACTGTAAGAATCGAAAATGTTGGTGCTTAAATGCTCCATTTAATATATGGGGAAAATCTGTGAAGTTATCATTCTGAAATATGGCAATCCCCGAAATATTTGCTACATACggatttataataaaatagagAAAGTTGCACGAAACTTTTGCAGTAACTCCGATATCCACATATTCCAATATTTCAAGGTCCATCGGTGCGACATCAGTTTCGTCTGAcgttgcatttgcaatattcTCAGATGTTTGTACCGCCAAGGTGTTAATTGTGGTTTCAATAGCCTCTAGTAATTTGTTTGTAGAATTTAACGTAGCTGATATCCTTATAGTACTTTTCTTTACATTTactatataattgtatatgtCTACAATATCATGTGCAGTGTATTTAATCACATCGGTAAGATAATTCTTTTCTGAAACGTTTCCATTTAAGTTATTCTGAATGTATTTTACTGATGACTGCAAAATGTTTGCGGTATAATGAATATCTGCAGGCAACaacttatttgcatttttttgtataatactttttaattcCTTTACAGTCTTTTCTGGGAACTCCCTAGTTATATTTGAGTTCTGCAAGCTGTACAgcgtttttgttatttggcATTTCTCGTTTTTACATTGGCACAATACCTTTTCTTTAAGCTCTTCCCAATAAGCACCGTATGTAAAATTGCCTAGACACTTACGCGTTAATGGCATTCCATTGTTTTGGAGACATAACGCAGATAATGTTGCCATTTGTCCTCTGAGTGCTTGATtccatacaaatatttcatcgCTATTCGTATTAACCAATTCTGGGAAACAATATTCTGTACTGCGTACTAAAGTTTTACGATCGacattgtaaattaataacaacTTCTGCAATAGTCGCCAAACTTTCATCCTTACAGAAGTATCGTGTCTGATGCGTTGTTCATTTTCTAGGCTATCGCGTTCTTCACTACTGTCTTCTTCACTGTTGTCTACTGCTGAGTTCATGAGAGAGGCTGTTATATGAATCCAGTAAATTGTGTAGTTTGATGCGAGCATTTCTATAGTCATTATTCGTGTGTTGTGTAAGATAAGTTGGGGTGAAATTGCTTTACTTAATTTTCTTAGTTCTTCGTGGTCATGTTTTGCAATTCGTTTGACATTTTTCTGCATTATATTACTGCACAAGTCAAATTTTGAATGTCTCATGCAcgacatatttaattttacagaAAACGTGTGGCCGCGGGTTTCTTTCGAAGTCACTACTCTTGAGCTGAtaactaattgaaaattttgaatcGTGTGGCATTCACACCAATATTCCCCTGGGTCTTTTCCAACCAGttttactttataaatagactttgtgttattttcattttcccaAATCAGATTGATATTTGTTTCTCGCAGAAGATCATAATCAGCATTTGTAAAGCACTTTATACCATCATGATTACCTATTCGCCAAATATATTCGCGGTtataaactattaaaattaacatatcTAGTTCAATATCTATTTTCAATATCAACTGAACAGTGTTAAATTCAAGATTAACTATTTCTTTGTATAGTATCGGCAGATTTTCTGAAGATTGATTTTCAACTTTCACTTTTTCATTCCGGTTCATAAGAATCACATAGCTATCGGCAGAATCGTCCAAATACCGATCAACTTCAAAGAATTggtcatattttatttttggtatagttttatttaacacTCTCCTCAGAATATTACGACTTTGAAAATATTCCTTTAGTGAAATTTTCATATTCTCTACAAAAGGGGATTTCGTTTTGCGTACACCATAGCATTCATTAGGTCGATAGCTTAGTGCTCTGAAACCTTTAGGGCACCCTGAAGCTGCTATAAAATTGTCTTGAAATAGGCAAATCGAGTGCAGCATTTCTTGACAATCTTTCATAATTATAGTAGGTTCAGcgtcctttttttttaaatgattattgatatattgtgCTGACATGCAATTACGATTAGAGTTAAAATCCaagattttcattttatcGTCATCGACAACTTTCCCCCAATGTTTACCTGGCAATCTTATCTTGATTGGCATAGTATTATCATCCCGTCGGAATGGTAACCAATATTCCTTGATATTTCTATGAAATAGATACAATAAAAGATTTGACAACTGAGATTTTGAAAGATCTGATGGTACAATTGCATTTGATCCATAACAAAATGCGTCATCATATTTATGTGGCATTGGTGAAATTTTAAGGCAAAGATAGTCGCTTTCATCATCATTATAAATTTCCATCAAGTTTTCTGGgcaatattgattttttttattttgttgccgGCAAACTACTTTTTCTGGTAGCCATTGGCCGGTTTCTGTGTCGCATTCACGTAAAAAAAGTTTCCAATTTTCCTTCCAACATAGATAATCTTCGGATGTTGTATAACGAACGCCTCGAAATTTCCATACCGCTATTCCTCCAGTTGTTTTCGTTGTGTTGTCTTCACACTTCACagtttaaagtttattaaattttggataatgaaataaaatgtgtataatCTAACCTTTACTTGAAAAGTGTACGAGCAATTTACACATAGGactataaagaataaaatttgactggtcattttaaaattgatattcgAAAGAACAAAATTTCATTGTAGTTCGACTGTATTTTTAGGTATGCACGATACAAATATTTCCCATTTGAATTTTGCAGCCATAACCCACTCAGAGATATCTTATCTTTAATCAGAGCATTTCTTTATCTCTGTTATCTAATGTGTATTTATACCCAGTTGATACTTAGAAGTTGCAGATTGgatattacattaa
Coding sequences:
- the LOC133837923 gene encoding uncharacterized protein LOC133837923; this encodes MTSQILFFIVLCVNCSYTFQVKCEDNTTKTTGGIAVWKFRGVRYTTSEDYLCWKENWKLFLRECDTETGQWLPEKVVCRQQNKKNQYCPENLMEIYNDDESDYLCLKISPMPHKYDDAFCYGSNAIVPSDLSKSQLSNLLLYLFHRNIKEYWLPFRRDDNTMPIKIRLPGKHWGKVVDDDKMKILDFNSNRNCMSAQYINNHLKKKDAEPTIIMKDCQEMLHSICLFQDNFIAASGCPKGFRALSYRPNECYGVRKTKSPFVENMKISLKEYFQSRNILRRVLNKTIPKIKYDQFFEVDRYLDDSADSYVILMNRNEKVKVENQSSENLPILYKEIVNLEFNTVQLILKIDIELDMLILIVYNREYIWRIGNHDGIKCFTNADYDLLRETNINLIWENENNTKSIYKVKLVGKDPGEYWCECHTIQNFQLVISSRVVTSKETRGHTFSVKLNMSCMRHSKFDLCSNIMQKNVKRIAKHDHEELRKLSKAISPQLILHNTRIMTIEMLASNYTIYWIHITASLMNSAVDNSEEDSSEERDSLENEQRIRHDTSVRMKVWRLLQKLLLIYNVDRKTLVRSTEYCFPELVNTNSDEIFVWNQALRGQMATLSALCLQNNGMPLTRKCLGNFTYGAYWEELKEKVLCQCKNEKCQITKTLYSLQNSNITREFPEKTVKELKSIIQKNANKLLPADIHYTANILQSSVKYIQNNLNGNVSEKNYLTDVIKYTAHDIVDIYNYIVNVKKSTIRISATLNSTNKLLEAIETTINTLAVQTSENIANATSDETDVAPMDLEILEYVDIGVTAKVSCNFLYFIINPYVANISGIAIFQNDNFTDFPHILNGAFKHQHFRFLQSSHDIQELVSEPNLEFATYLPEKLLDNLNRILNTVNVTEKIKTSIVIKIYSNDKLFQAQGIHDRRAVIGWVVSISLPGHSTQLPENLPIVFRTQKNEFLKDNISTETDPCRYWNYENWAQDGIWLDLRIQETHQDIVICQVSHLTPFAYLVGFNITNVDDDIEFSNRQVHDQVLNIITVIGCSLSLLGICGIFITAATFQSWRQKPSSKVLLQLSAAIALEMIILCFVSTEEYSLHLIINKIIPSCVTIGAFLHYSVLVQFFWMMVIAYLQFKRYVQVFGRTRPTRFLMKSTLFCWGLPLLPVILVVLLDHNSFGKGGICYPSGYALYFGVILPIAVIVIANFIIFCLIIHNILLSTTNPSIRHTEKTVVIYQIRLSVLLFFLLGFTWFFGFLSTMKAGILFSYLFCLTATLQGFVIFLYFIILDPVTRRMWSQYFYKLCSIENNVIHSTSLKDTTDTS